A window of Asterias rubens chromosome 22, eAstRub1.3, whole genome shotgun sequence contains these coding sequences:
- the LOC117305364 gene encoding potassium voltage-gated channel subfamily A member 2-like: MNQKIEFIERWGLNPLWQRPRPWWKKMEAAMVAGVEPYGAAGANSGGHHGAAHHGPGVQTTHGAHPHSSSPGLTHQNSSTSSINPTTGMSNCRSLPMLLDEDESGDESGDDCRDGREPGWERVVINISGLRFETHSKTLGQFPNTLLGNPEKRIRYFDPLRNEYFFDRNRPSFDAILYYYQSGGRLRRPVNVPMDVFTEEIKFYELGEDALLKYREDEGFIHEEEKAIPQNTIMQKIWSLFEHPESSKAARVIAIISVSVILISIITFCMETMPEFKEADDEASSEPTPPPCGGAVYDLTTPEMSNGTHSTTEDAELAAYFQNPFFIIETYCIIWFTTEFILRLASSPSKLIFLKNIMNLIDVIAILPYFIQVGTIVAQSSTDRNSQAMSLAILRVIRLVRVFRIFKLSRHSKGLQILGRTLKASMRELGLLIFFLCIGVVLFSSAVYFADADSRDEKGNPIFKSIPDAFWWAVVTMTTVGYGDMKPQSTGAKIVGSLCAVTGVLTIALPVPVIVSNFNYFYHRESDNEDTGQYSHVQSCPYLPPPSAQRSHSSCSQNSMNNIVEMEEGLLNQLHVPVPKSPYNNNIDGRLNNIQGNCINLNAVSIETDV; this comes from the coding sequence ATGAACCAAAAAATTGAGTTTATAGAGCGCTGGGGGCTTAATCCCCTCTGGCAGAGACCGAGGCCGTGGTGGAAAAAAATGGAAGCTGCGATGGTGGCCGGCGTAGAACCTTACGGGGCGGCTGGTGCCAACTCAGGCGGCCATCATGGAGCAGCACACCACGGCCCAGGAGTTCAAACTACACATGGAGCACACCCTCATTCTTCCAGTCCCGGGCTTACGCATCAGAACAGCAGCACAAGTAGCATCAATCCAACGACCGGGATGTCAAATTGTCGATCGCTTCCAATGCTACTTGACGAGGACGAGAGCGGCGACGAATCGGGGGACGATTGTCGCGACGGGCGTGAACCCGGTTGGGAACGTGTCGTAATCAACATCAGTGGTTTACGGTTTGAGACCCATTCCAAAACCCTAGGCCAGTTTCCAAACACTTTGCTAGGGAACCCTGAAAAACGCATCCGATATTTCGACCCGTTACGGAACGAGTACTTCTTCGATCGCAATCGTCCGAGCTTCGATGCCATTCTGTACTATTACCAGAGTGGCGGCCGGCTTCGGAGACCTGTCAATGTACCCATGGATGTCTTCACCGAGGAGATCAAATTTTACGAGCTCGGCGAAGATGCCTTGCTGAAGTACAGGGAGGACGAAGGATTTATTCACGAGGAGGAGAAAGCAATCCCACAGAACACCATCATGCAAAAGATCTGGTCTCTGTTTGAGCATCCAGAAAGCTCTAAAGCAGCACGGGTCATAGCAATTATCTCAGTGTCTGTCATTCTTATATCCATTATAACCTTCTGCATGGAGACAATGCCCGAGTTTAAGGAGGCTGATGACGAGGCCTCATCAGAGCCGACGCCTCCACCATGCGGGGGCGCCGTCTATGACCTCACCACGCCGGAAATGTCCAATGGAACGCACAGCACCACAGAGGACGCCGAACTAGCAGCATACTTCCAAAATCCGTTCTTCATCATAGAAACGTACTGTATCATCTGGTTCACCACAGAGTTTATCTTGCGTCTCGCGTCGAGTCCCAGCAAATTGATCTTCTTGAAAAACATTATGAATCTAATTGACGTGATAGCAATACTTCCCTATTTCATACAAGTGGGTACCATAGTGGCGCAGTCTTCGACAGATCGCAACAGCCAAGCCATGTCTTTGGCCATCCTTCGTGTTATCCGATTGGTACGCGTCTTTAGAATATTCAAATTATCCCGGCACTCCAAAGGGCTACAAATTTTAGGTCGAACTTTGAAAGCTAGTATGAGAGAACTTGGGCtgttaatattttttctttgtatcGGAGTGGTGTTGTTCTCAAGTGCGGTGTACTTCGCAGACGCCGATAGCCGCGACGAGAAGGGGAACCCCATATTCAAAAGCATCCCCGATGCGTTTTGGTGGGCCGTCGTTACCATGACAACAGTAGGATACGGGGATATGAAGCCGCAGAGCACCGGCGCGAAGATAGTTGGTTCTCTATGTGCTGTCACGGGCGTGCTGACGATCGCGCTCCCGGTCCCCGTCATAGTATCaaatttcaattatttttacCACCGCGAGTCTGACAACGAAGACACGGGCCAATATTCTCATGTTCAAAGTTGTCCTTATTTACCGCCGCCATCTGCGCAGCGTAGCCATAGTAGTTGTAGTCAAAACTCTATGAACAATATTGTGGAAATGGAGGAAGGGTTACTTAATCAGCTACATGTACCAGTGCCTAAGTCTCCATATAACAACAATATCGATGGCCGGCTAAATAATATCCAGGGAAACTGCATTAACCTAAACGCAGTCAGTATTGAGACTGATGTatga